The region TGTAAGGAGCATATCCGCCAGAGGGGAGCGCAGAGCGAGGGGACGTGGCAATGAGAGCAGGGTGGCTGAGCGAGCAGAGAGGAAAGATGCCTCAGAAACGACAAGGAGATCAGTGGGAGTCCTTAGGACATCTGCTTTAACCAGAGGGTGCTCTCGTTGGTCCAGTGCAGGAAGTTTGGGGAAGGTGCCAGCACCTGGAATCCCTGCCTCAGAGGAGAGGGGATTAAGGGAACTGAGTCAGGAACTGAGTGTGGTGGTCTGGCGCGGTAGGGTTAGGAGGCAGGAGCTATGGTTCAAGGCCTGAAAGCTAGACCGGGCAGCTGATGGCTGCACTGGGTGGGTACCGAATGAACGCGGCATGGCAACCGAAATTATGCCAGGCACAGCTGCGATCCCGGGACAGGACGGAGCTGATTGTGGGTGGGTGAGAGCAGGAGCCGGGGCTGAGAGAGGAACGGTTCCTAGCCAGAGGTTTTCTCCCTCCCAGTCTTCCATTTCGACTTTGGACCCTAGGTGACTGCAACAATGTACTTGGCCAGCAGAGTCAGAGCCAAGCAGCTGGAGTGCCCTGTGGCCCGTAATAGCTGCGCTGGAAGTTCTTGAAAAGGGTCAGCCATCTGCCCCCTCCCTTCTTTATTAAGTGTTTGTTCCAACAAGTGGACGGACACTCTCTTGCTTCTTCACTCAGCCCCAGCTTAACTGTCAAGAGCTTGGCGGCTTCCAACCCAACTCCCTCCTAGCCAGGACCCTCTCTAGTCGTGTTGCTTTGACCAAAACCTTCACAGTTCAAGTCCTGCCCCAGAGGGGCGGAGGGAGTAGTAGGCAAGGGGAAAAGTAAAGTGGGGTGGCCCTCCTATAGGGGCGATAGAAAAACCACGTGAGCCTTTTGGAGTTTCCGGACGGACCAAAGCCAGCGAGCACTTATGGTTAGGGCCACAAGGGGCCGCGTTTGTGTCAAACCAAAGCCAGCGAGCACTTATGGCGGGCTGCATCCTCAACCAGAGCGTTCCTGACCTCCAGGCAGTCTGGAGACTGATGCCGGGCgtggggtggggcttgggggAGCGGGGGAGGGGCGGTGAGGATCTCCCTTAGACAAGGAACAGGAAGCAAAGTTCGataatctttttataaaatacaggGGTTTTGAAGGAAGGTGTGCGATCAGCCACGGCGTGTGGAGTGCTCTCACACGAAGATCTGAATGCGGTCACGGATGGGCTGGCGGCAGATGGGGCAGGCGTTAAGCGCAGCGCCACAGGGCGCGCACGCTCCATGGCCGCACTGGAACACCAGGCGGATGTGGCTGTCGATGCAGATGGGGCAGGTGATGCGCTCCTCCATCTGCCTGTAGCGGCTCTGTAGCTCCTCCACCAGTTGCCGAGGCGGGCCGGGCACCTGGATGGCATTTACCACCTCTGAGCCGTCTGTGGGATGAGGTGAGTGGGAATCAGCAACAGAAGGTGTGAAGATTAGGTGCAGGCTGTTGAGCTTGTCACAGGACAAGGAGTGGCAGGGCCAAGCCCCATCCTACCCACCTGGGCGTAGCTTTTTGCTGATGACCACCTGGCATCTGATACACTTCTTCATCCTTCGAGCGCATTCTGCCAGGGGCAGTGCACTGTTAGTAGGGCTGGACTAGGCAGCTGGGCCACCCTagtcctccacacacaccccGAACTCACCCTCACACACTGTGCGGTGCTGACACGGTGAGAATAGAACTAGCAATGCCAGCTCCGAGCACACCAGGCACTCGGCAGCTTCTGGCCCTGCTGTGCCAGACACATGCAGGTTCGTCACGGTGTTAGGAGTACTCAGCACATGCCGGGGGCCCGGGGGCACACCCCCACCGCCACCTGCCTGTCGCTCCCTGCAGTTGGAGGAGGGGGCTTGAAAGGTGGCCCAATGGCCTTAATGGTTGTCTCCCTACAAGCCCCGCATCATGGGCTCACCTGAAGCGCTGGGCACAGCCCTGCAAGGCCTTGAGCACTCGGCCTTCTGTGGCCAGGTCCAGTGGGCTCCGGCCGCGGTGGTTTGCGTAGCTCACATCAGCACCCTCCAATGCCAGGAAGCAGGCCACTGCAGCGCCTACAGTCAACTCTGTGCTGCCTGGGAGGCCTGAGGCCTGTAGCTGAGTGGCAGGACATACAGATAAGGGTGGAAACCCCACGAAGACTTGAAGGAAGCCTTTGCTGGCATTGGGCTACCCCAGAAATCTGAATAATGGTATCGCTGTCTGGGCTAATGCTTCTGGATCTAGAATGACTCGGGAAAGCAGGCCCCAAAGATGCCCTTTGTTAGGCAGGTGCAAAAACTCTGAGATCCTTCATCCCAAATGGGCCCCAACCCTTTTCCAGGTTGGTCTGGATTACAGAGAAAAGCTCTTGAAATTCAGGGTTCCAAACTGCCCTACTCTCCGGAAACCCTGGTTCTCTGGAGTTaatgggaaataaaaaaatcacccAGGCCCTCCTTTCCAGTACCCACACCATACTTCCTCACCCTTGACAGCAGCTGCAAGGGCCCTGGGTCTCCCCCAGCCCTGTCAGCCACCAGGGGCAACAGCTGATGACGCTGTAGTGCCACATGTAGGGCTGTGTCACCCTCCTCGTCCTCAGTATTGACACTGCAGCCTGCGTCCACTAGCAGCGGTACCAGCCCCAGGTGGGCCTGTTGCACAGCCAGATGCAGTGGAGACTGAAGCTTCCGGTTTCGCACATTCACATCACAGCGACCCTAGGGAAAGGATGGGCACAGGTTCAGCTTTGACATCCCACTTGGTCTGGTTCCTGGCCTTGAGTGGCCCTGGGACCCCTGCACCCACCTCTCGGATTAGGACCTGGGCCACCTCCCTGTGGTTGTTGAGAGCTGCCAGATGCAGTGCAGTAAAGCCATCCTCCTTCTTGGCATCCACCAGCTGCCGGGCCCTTGCCAGAATCTTTCTGACTGCTCTGTGGGAACAAGAAGGTAGGTCCAGGGGCTTCCCTAAGCACTTCACCGAGTGCTCTGGATCAGGATAGCCTGGCAGTAGGTCAAAAGACTGGATGACAGCAGTGTGCCCAACCCCCACACTCACAGCACATGGCCCTTGAGGGATGCATGGTGTAGCAGTGTGAAGCCCTGGCTATTGGTAGCAGTGACATCGATGCCAGGAACCTCGGTGAGGACTTCAACAATGCTGCTGGCACCGGCACCAGCAGAGATGGCAGAATGCAGGGGTGTGTCTGCATGAGCATCCTGTAACAGAGGGGGATGGTCACACAGCAGCGCCTTCCTCCAGGGTCAAGTTGGTTCCTTGACCTAGGGCTGTTTAGTGGCAAAGAATCCAGGGACTATCACTCACCGGCAAGTTGACATCACAACCACGTTCACACAGGATCTTTACCACCTCTAGGAAGCCCCTCTGTACAGCCACATGTAGGGCTGTGCTGCGTGTGCCATTCCGAGCATCCACTGCACATCCTGCACTCAGGAGCACCCTTGTGGCCTCAGGCTGGTTCCTAATGGTAGAAGTGGGAAGGTTTGGGGACAGTCCATTTGTACACTGGCTCTAAAGTTCATTCCCAACAGGACCCGCCAGCCTGCCCAGGCCTCACCCCATGGCTGTGTAGTGCAGCACAGTGTTGCCCTCATCATCCGGCAGGTCCATACTTGCTCTTGCCTGCAGCAGCAGCCGCACCAGCTCTACCTGGCCCAGGTAAGCAGCCACCTGCAGGGCAGTTCTACCCTGGTTCTTGGTGTCCACCTGTGAAGAAAGCCAACACATGAACTCTGGGCACTCTCCTTGGTGGCTATCACAAGGGCAGGGTGGTAACTTGCCTGCTCTGGATGCCTTCGCAGAAGATCCAGAGCCCGGGCTACATTTCCTAGTGCAGCCTCTACTACCAGCCTCCCCGGGTGCTCTGGGTCACTCTTCTGGGTCCGAAGCTTGTCCAGGGCCACACTCAGTGAGCCTGGGGGCAGGGTTGAGGTAAGTGCTGGCCAGGGgctgccctgcctcccaccagCCACTGAGACTGATGCCGCACTTTTGTTCTCTCTGGCACGCTCAGCCACATCCAGGTTGGCGTCTTCCTCAGGCCGGTAGGCCACTAGGCAAGAGGGGCTGAAGGTCCACCGCTGACCGCCAACTGCCACACGCAAGTTTCCATCTCCAAACACCTTCACCACTTTCCCCACTCGGCCTAGGGCCTGAGGAGAAGAGGTGGGGTCACAACAGGTCAGGGGTGGCGTAGACAGCAGTGGGAGCGGGGTCAACGTGCTGACAACAGACATTAAGACTCACGGGGGCCATGTCGTCGGTCCATTCACCATGTCCAGCCTGAAGTCGCTTCACAGTGTCAAGGTCATCGATGACCCGGACCACATCACCCACCCAGAAGCTGTTGTGCTGGATGACAGAGAAGCCAATAAGGGGAGTTTCTCCAGCTATCTGTGTCTACTCAGGGTCATGTGGAAGGGCACATCCTGCTCCACGGGGCAAGAAGACAACCTTGGCcccagttcctgcctcaagtACAACCCAATGGTCTGGCTGCTGGTCAAGGGCCTCAGTTGACCAAAACAGGCCTGGGTGGTCAGCCTGAGCCATAGGGGATAACAGtctgagaagcagagaccaaagtCCAGCTCTGGAGATGTGTGAAGGTCAAGAAGACCTGTTGCAAGGGTCCCTATCCACTGACCAGACACAAGGCAGCACAGAAAATGCAGTATAGATACAGGAAAGAAGTTAAGGGTGGAGCTGGGTGAGAGGCTGGGAAGGAGGGTAGGGCTGGTTGGGTTGTGGAGTTCCTGCAGGGATCTATGCACACATCCGTGCGCAGAGTGAACCTGCTCTAAAGTATCCTCCTCTAGGTTCACACTGGACGTTCCCATCTATCTGGCCCATGTCTCATCTCCACAGTCCAGTGTTCCAAACAGCTTCCACAGAATCTACTCAGTCTAGTCTTCAACGCCTTTGGCAGGCAAGCCTCCACTTCAGTCTCCTTACAGATTACTCCATCTGTCTCCCTGGTGCAAACAGCATCTCAAGAGAGTATGGCAAGCAACCCATCTGGTCTACCATACTCCCTTGTTCTCAGGACAGAGTCCACAGGTTCTGGTCTCAGATGCCTATGTTTCATTCTCCTCTGTGTCCTTCACACCTGTGTTGCCTTCTGGTCTTACCTCCACCCACCAGGTTCTCCCCTTCCTTCAGGTGTGCAAACTCATGGGGAGACTGGTGCCTATTCATGCCTAACCACTCCCAAGACTGAACAAGTACATGGAGGGAATCAGAGAAGCAATAAGTGGGGCTCAGCCCAGCCCCCTAGGCACCTTGGTGAGAGCCCCAGGGTGGAAGGTCCAGCGGGTCTCATGGTTGAACTGCACACGCACGTCCCCACGGTCTGTGATGCGGTGCACGGTGCCCATCTGTCCGATAAACTGTGGCGGGTCACGGAGGCTATGGCTGGGTCAGGCTGGATGCTTGGGGCAGGAAGAGGGATGGGGTCCAAAGGACTTGGGAAGGGGAACACATGGGGAGTCAGCAGAAGAGGTGGCTCACCTCTGCCATCCTAGGGTTCCAGCCACCATGGCCTTCTTGCATGTCCCTTAGGACATCTGTGTCCAGCAGACACTTGACCTTGTCCCCACGCTGGAAGGGCTGGCCATCAGCACTCACCCTGCGCTGCAGCTCTGCTGGCTTGCCTGGGGAGAGGGTGGCAGGCTAGGCCTCAGCAAGCAACCTGCCCACCCCAAACAGGACATGCTAGAGTGACACGGGCACAGCCAGGGCAGGAGGGCAGCTGGTGTCAGAGTCAGCCCCATACCAAGCTTTGGGAGGTGCTCCTTGTAGTAAAAGCCGCCAGCTGCCTCACCAACACATCTGAGATCCACCTTGCCCTTGTGGCCCACTCGGTACACGTTCGTGGTTCCATCTGCCCATGTCACACTGGCCACACTTCGGCCTGTCTCCACATCCCAGCCACGGATGTCCACCACACGACCTGTCTTGCCTTCCCCTCCTGGGAAGACAGTATGCACACCGACAAGCTTAGAGTGTGTCTTGAGGCTGAGCTGTAACCGGCTTTGCCTCCGTCTCTCTCCAGCCACCACTCACCATCTTGTGAGCCCCATTCCCAGTCAGGGCCTCGTACCACCTTTGCTCCTTGAAAGATGCCCCTCAGTGGGATTCGAGGGAGGCCCTGTCGGGGGCTCAGCGTAACCCTGTAAGAGAATGAGTCTGAGCCATGCAGCTGTGATGGTCAGATTCTGCACTACCCACCTTGTCCCTCTATCCTAATGGCATCAGGGTCATTAGGATAGGAATTCTGGATGGATCTCAGACTAAACCACTGTCCTTGAATGGTTTCCCAGCAGACCTCCACTTTGGGAGAGGGGACAAACTATCCAATGTCTCTGGGCTCAGAGAATTTCTTTCACCAATACCAGGCTGGAAAGAGACCTGAGATGTCTCTTGGAGCACAGCCCATGTGACCAGTCCATTTCTGTTGCCTATAGAGCAGCAGGGGCAGAGCCTGGCCCAGAGGAAGGAAACATTGTCTATCCACCAGAACTGACCCCTACCCTGGCCTCAGGCTCACCTATGCTGCACCTCTCTCCACATACAGGAAAGACTAAGGAGgtgcagaaaataaaagatgggcccagcagtggtggcgcacgcctttaaatcccagcacttgggaggcagaggcaggctgatttttgagttggaggccagcctggaatacagagtgagttccaggacagccaggactacacagagaaaccctgccttggaaaaaaaaaagaaaagaaaagagaagaaaagatggtaCTTGACTGCCTTCCCAAGTCAATCCTGTCTCCTGTCCTCATCTCTTTGCATCAGGTCAGGGCTATTCCCAGCTATAACTATAGGTGACAAGCCTCCCTGCCAGGCCTGGTGCCACCAGGGGATGATGTATGTTTCAATTGCTTCTGCTATCCATGTGGCTATATTCAGACCACATTCAGTGCTCCAGGGTACTGCTCTACTGAAGAGTTCTGCTTGCTTGCCTACCTGTCTCTAAGGGTGACATGACAGAGGAAATCCCATCCATGGAACCCACCTCACAGTTCAGTGAGAAAAAAGTGGGGGCGTAACATTCTCAAGGCTCTAGATAACCTGACCCTGGTTATCCATCAAGGAAATCatgcaagggggggggggcttactAGGTACTTTTGGAAGTGACTCAGCCAGAGGCCAAGGAGGCCCTAGGGAGGTAGGCTATTGCCTAGGGAACTCACGGGCGTGAGTGAGATGTCTCATAGCGCTCGAAGGCATGGGTCAGGTCATGCTTGTTGTGCATGTAGCACTGTGTGCAGAGGTCATAATCAAAGCAGACACGGCACTTCCAACGCATGCCGCGAAGCCCATGTTTCTTGCAGCAGTCACAGATGATATTGGGGTGGCGGATACCTAGGTGCAGGATGGGGTAAGTGAGGACCTGATGGTCTCCTGTCACCTGGCCAGCCCCACCCACAGCTGGGAATCAACACACACCGATTTGGGCGTTGTCATAGAGCAACAGGTCATGGGCACCTTGGTAGCCAGCTCGATAGTTGGTACGTGTGCCCTGGTCCCACTGAACGACAACTGTACGGTCGGGGGTCGAGGGGCTGCCATGGCGGCCAAGCTCCACCACGGTGCCCACACCGCCCTCACCTCCATCCTGCTGGCCCCATTTCCAGTCCATTCCGCGTACCACACGCATGCCCACCTGCACACCTGCATGGGGGTCCAGGTCCATGGTGAGGGGGGGTTGTTCAAAGACCTGCAACAAAGAGCATCCTTAGTCGATATCAGAATGCCAGGTGGCCAGGCTAACCATAGGACACACGTTGAGATGGCCACCTGGGAGAGAAATATGGATCCGGAACAGAGAAAACTAGGCCAAAAGAACAAAGTAGCAAGAACATCAGCACTTTAAAGCTAGAGTTGGACATGATGGCGCGTACTTTAAtaccagtacccaggaggcagaggcaagaggttctctgtgagttcaagaccatccaggtcgatatagtgagttctaggttagctAAGGCTACATACtaagaacctgtctccaaaacttAAATTAGTAAATAAGAGATAACCCTAATAGATGTACATTGTAGATGCCCATGTGGAAGACTATAAGGCCATCCATCTTGTCGAAGCAAAGACTTTCTGTGCAGCTCACTGATATGTGGGACTGAATTAAagggctgtttttcttttttttttggtttttcgagacagggtttctctgtgtagccctggctgtcctggaactcactttgtagaccaggctggcctcgaactcagaaatcNcctgcctctgcctcccgagtgctgggattaaaggcgtgcgccaccacgcccggcttaaaggGCTGTTTTTCAACAAGTTGTTATAAAGCAACTGAAGAGGACAATGACGTGAGGGAGGAGGCTCCCAGTCTATAAGAAAAAGGCAGACAAGCTGAAAATGGGCAAGACAGAAACACGTACTCCAGGAGAAGCACTACGCATGGAATGTGTTGTTACCAGGATACTGCTCATAGGCAGGACAAGGTCCTCTGCTCCACATTTCAAATGATAGTAGAGTCATGCAACTCTAGTAGAGTCATGGTCTCTTTAGGGACCATCTTTAGAGGAGCATGGTCTAGCTGCAGAGGTGGTATGCTCACAGAAGCATCTGCCCCGTGTCCTTCATGGTGAACTGGGTCCTGAGTAGTCAATGCCCAAGAGAATATAAACCTACCTTGCTAAGGTGGGTGGCAGAACAAAGatgagagacagggaaggggaggagctAAAGGTAAGAGTGTCAACTATAGGGACTCTAGTCACAGAAGTTTAAGACGTGGACAGTCATGCCAAGCTTTGGGTTACTTATGTGGCCTTAAtcataataactttaaatatgtCTCTGTACTAACCTTAAATAAAGTTAACATGTACAAGGTCTTTGCTAGACTGAACTCAAACTCAgtatcctgcctcagcctttaaAGTGCCAACATCAAGACACACAaaggaatttgaaagagagtctGACAGGGGGAGGCTCAGGGGCTCCTGCACTATGACAAGTCACTTATACTTCATCCTATCTAAGCACCAAGCCCTGTAACTAGGGGAGGAGTGAGGGATTGCCTAGAATGAACAACGCTAGCAGTCCTGTTCTAGGACATATACATAGGCCTCACAAGAGGCTGAAAGATCACCCCCAACCTGCAGCTGTCAGCATTTCAGGGTCCTGCCAACTCTATCTGGGACCCAGTAGCTATGAAGCCATGAGgcagagaggccagagaagagaTAAGTGAACAACAATAGGTGTGCAGCACACAGCAGCCCTCTGCCTGGGCCCTCTTCCAGGCCTTGCCCCAGACTGACAGTCTTCTGGCCTGCCCAGCTCAGAAAACATTCCCCACTACACTACCCACTATGAAGCCACAGGTGGACAGTAAGGAAGACCAATAGCCCTGCCTAGCCACAGACACTGGCTGATGGCCGAGTGGCCTGAGCACCACAGGCTGTCTCAGAGCCAAGTACAGTAAGGCAACCAACACAACTCAGAAGCCTGTGTGCATACACCGGGTGCTGCCACATGCAGACTCTGGCATACGCTGGGCACTACTACACGCAGACTCCGGATGTGCATCTCACCACATTCTCAGGGGCACAGGCCTCCTGGCCTGCATGGCCTTGTGcagttttcttttacattttactatttcatgtgtgtgagtgtttggcctgcaaatgtctgtacaccatgtgtatACAGTACCAggagaggccaaaagagggtgtgaGAGGGTGGGACTGGAGTAACAAGTGAttgtgagacatcatgtgggtgctgggggttgaacctgGAGGTCGTCTGAATGAGCAGGCAGTATTCTAACCACCAAACCATCGCTCAAGTCCCTTCTGCAATTCTTCTTCCTTTACTCTGGCCCAGGACTGCTAGAACCACAGAAAAAGCAGGCAGGCACATTCTCCTGGCTCACTGCCTATGAaaagccttcccaaacagcagaGCTCTGTTTCTTCAGAGGAACCCCCTCCTCTGTCCACAggccatgtctgtctgtcctcagtcCACAGGCCATGTCTGTCCTCTCTTGTAACTCACTCTTCCCCCACAAGCTCTAGAGTCCCTGCTGAGATGTGGCACTGGGGACACAGCTTCCtagcttcttcctctttccacaGGATAGAGAGAACCCCAGAGCAGCCACTATGAAAAGTGAGCCCCAGACAAGGGGAGGGTCTTGTGACACCTA is a window of Mus caroli chromosome 4, CAROLI_EIJ_v1.1, whole genome shotgun sequence DNA encoding:
- the Mib2 gene encoding E3 ubiquitin-protein ligase MIB2 isoform X4; translation: MDLDPHAGVQVGMRVVRGMDWKWGQQDGGEGGVGTVVELGRHGSPSTPDRTVVVQWDQGTRTNYRAGYQGAHDLLLYDNAQIGIRHPNIICDCCKKHGLRGMRWKCRVCFDYDLCTQCYMHNKHDLTHAFERYETSHSRPVTLSPRQGLPRIPLRGIFQGAKVVRGPDWEWGSQDGGEGKTGRVVDIRGWDVETGRSVASVTWADGTTNVYRVGHKGKVDLRCVGEAAGGFYYKEHLPKLGKPAELQRRVSADGQPFQRGDKVKCLLDTDVLRDMQEGHGGWNPRMAEMGTVHRITDRGDVRVQFNHETRWTFHPGALTKHNSFWVGDVVRVIDDLDTVKRLQAGHGEWTDDMAPALGRVGKVVKVFGDGNLRVAVGGQRWTFSPSCLVAYRPEEDANLDVAERARENKSSLSVALDKLRTQKSDPEHPGRLVVEAALGNVARALDLLRRHPEQVDTKNQGRTALQVAAYLGQVELVRLLLQARASMDLPDDEGNTVLHYTAMGNQPEATRVLLSAGCAVDARNGTRSTALHVAVQRGFLEVVKILCERGCDVNLPDAHADTPLHSAISAGAGASSIVEVLTEVPGIDVTATNSQGFTLLHHASLKGHVLAVRKILARARQLVDAKKEDGFTALHLAALNNHREVAQVLIREGRCDVNVRNRKLQSPLHLAVQQAHLGLVPLLVDAGCSVNTEDEEGDTALHVALQRHQLLPLVADRAGGDPGPLQLLSRLQASGLPGSTELTVGAAVACFLALEGADVSYANHRGRSPLDLATEGRVLKALQGCAQRFRERQAGGGGGVPPGPRHVLSTPNTVTNLHVSGTAGPEAAECLVCSELALLVLFSPCQHRTVCEECARRMKKCIRCQVVISKKLRPDGSEVVNAIQVPGPPRQLVEELQSRYRQMEERITCPICIDSHIRLVFQCGHGACAPCGAALNACPICRQPIRDRIQIFV